One stretch of uncultured Desulfovibrio sp. DNA includes these proteins:
- a CDS encoding class I SAM-dependent methyltransferase, producing the protein MPDSRAKNTTREFWNSRAESFPRYETGADTYEGRMLQLARDNGVDFRGKTVLDVGCGSGMYTIRLAQEAASVTAVDISDEMLRILMQDAAAQGLANIRPVLSDWEHFALEERFQIVFASMTPALSDDAAREKLQHYALEQVVFMGFTERKTSDVMAGLYTHYGITPPQFADAPDMRAWLEGRRIQYTALPVDGQWVVPHTRDKLLGACAANLRARGAEPDMGYLAAHLEGFRNQNGEYVERTEYSLEMLIWRTS; encoded by the coding sequence ATGCCAGATAGCCGCGCAAAAAATACCACCAGAGAATTCTGGAACAGCAGGGCCGAGTCCTTTCCCCGCTATGAAACCGGGGCCGACACCTACGAAGGCCGCATGCTCCAGCTGGCGCGTGACAACGGCGTGGATTTTCGCGGCAAAACGGTTCTGGATGTGGGCTGCGGCAGCGGCATGTACACCATCCGCCTTGCGCAGGAGGCCGCATCGGTCACTGCCGTGGATATATCTGACGAAATGCTCCGCATCCTCATGCAGGATGCAGCCGCGCAGGGCCTTGCCAACATCCGGCCCGTGCTTTCAGACTGGGAACACTTTGCCCTTGAGGAACGCTTCCAGATTGTTTTTGCTTCCATGACCCCGGCCCTGAGCGATGACGCCGCCCGCGAAAAGCTGCAGCACTACGCTCTGGAGCAGGTGGTCTTTATGGGATTTACCGAGCGCAAAACCTCGGATGTCATGGCCGGGCTGTACACGCACTACGGCATCACGCCGCCGCAGTTCGCCGATGCCCCCGACATGCGTGCATGGCTTGAGGGCCGCCGCATTCAGTACACCGCGCTGCCCGTTGACGGCCAGTGGGTTGTGCCGCACACCCGCGATAAGCTGCTGGGAGCCTGCGCCGCCAACCTGCGCGCCCGTGGCGCTGAGCCGGATATGGGGTATCTGGCCGCGCATCTTGAGGGATTTCGCAACCAGAACGGGGAGTACGTGGAACGCACGGAATATTCCCTTGAAATGCTCATCTGGCGTACATCCTGA
- a CDS encoding anaerobic glycerol-3-phosphate dehydrogenase subunit C, with protein MSVHINPDKCIACTTCVVHCPVADATPKFLGPRMIGPAYERFRLLGLTEDPSLHYCANCKNCDISCPHGVPVSSLNMMARADQFKKHSPGLRDWVLGHGELMAKWLRLIPAALKNFGMLNPVTRTVLDALGIDKRAPLPAFAPQTFRQLMRHVHQPDHKRSVVFYPGCYVDVYDPRTGLDMVWAMNRAGYKVIVPEELVCCGLPMVANGFWQHARSNAEHNLKALGQWRDAGLPVVTGCPSCALMFRVDLPEYFPDVAEKYGACSLADAQEFLLDAVDSGDLSLKADGKQQTLPDLKLIYHAPCHLRAQGNGLPGLELLRRLDGVTVENADAGCCGISGSYGFKKEKYDIAQTVGSELFAKVRESGAQAAVSECGTCRVQITHGSGKFSLHPVTILRQRLEAR; from the coding sequence ATGAGCGTGCACATCAATCCAGACAAATGCATAGCCTGCACCACCTGCGTGGTGCACTGCCCCGTGGCGGATGCGACCCCCAAGTTTCTGGGGCCGCGCATGATAGGCCCTGCCTATGAGCGCTTTCGCCTGCTCGGGCTGACGGAAGACCCCTCGCTGCACTACTGCGCCAACTGCAAAAACTGCGATATCTCGTGCCCGCACGGCGTGCCGGTTTCCAGCCTCAACATGATGGCAAGAGCCGACCAGTTCAAGAAGCACTCCCCCGGCCTGCGCGACTGGGTGCTTGGTCACGGCGAGCTTATGGCCAAGTGGTTGCGGCTCATTCCGGCGGCGCTCAAGAACTTCGGCATGCTCAATCCCGTTACCCGCACGGTGCTGGATGCGCTGGGCATCGACAAACGCGCGCCCCTGCCCGCCTTTGCGCCCCAGACCTTCCGCCAGCTCATGCGCCATGTGCACCAGCCCGACCACAAGCGCAGCGTGGTTTTCTACCCCGGCTGCTACGTGGACGTGTACGACCCGCGCACCGGCCTTGATATGGTATGGGCCATGAACCGCGCGGGCTACAAGGTTATTGTGCCCGAAGAACTTGTGTGCTGCGGCCTGCCAATGGTTGCCAACGGCTTCTGGCAGCATGCCCGCTCCAATGCGGAACATAACCTGAAAGCTCTGGGCCAGTGGCGCGATGCAGGGCTACCCGTGGTGACGGGCTGCCCCAGTTGCGCCCTCATGTTCCGGGTAGATCTGCCGGAGTACTTCCCCGATGTGGCGGAAAAGTACGGCGCATGCAGCCTTGCGGACGCGCAGGAATTTCTGCTGGATGCTGTGGACAGCGGCGACCTCTCGCTGAAGGCCGATGGCAAACAGCAAACCCTGCCCGACCTCAAGCTGATCTACCACGCGCCCTGCCATCTGCGGGCACAGGGCAACGGCCTGCCGGGGCTGGAACTGCTGCGCCGCCTTGACGGCGTAACCGTGGAAAATGCTGATGCAGGCTGCTGCGGCATTTCCGGCAGCTATGGCTTTAAAAAGGAAAAATACGACATTGCCCAGACCGTGGGCTCGGAACTGTTCGCCAAGGTACGCGAAAGCGGCGCGCAGGCGGCGGTTTCCGAGTGCGGCACCTGCCGCGTGCAGATCACGCACGGTTCCGGCAAATTCAGCCTGCACCCTGTCACCATTCTGCGGCAGCGGCTCGAAGCCCGCTAG
- the glpB gene encoding anaerobic glycerol-3-phosphate dehydrogenase subunit GlpB encodes MSRIVDVLVVGCGMAGLVAALAAADQGRSVRLLTTGMGSLAISGGSVDFLGYADGRFAADPWQALAMLPEDHPYSLLGAESVRSAFQFFANVMEGQHWPMRPALSQDGTPCNTQLPTIMGTLKPTYLLPASLHTEALASAKKVLVLSVQGLRDCRPSLVVSQLRRYKSWADKEFTQGLLPSPFGETHRAISALDLARMADKPHSRRWLLDALAPHAGKYDLILIPPLCGSKANPEIWQAVNAAAGCPVVEMLSIPPGVGGLRLRDALLQALHKHNFELVENCTALRAETSGKTCTALVVEASGQERHHAARAFVTATGGILGGGMTLEPGQCWDSVFGIDITVPQDVSQWSEPKIFGNHLFSRMGVRVDRTMRPVDDAAVVRWQNVFFAGRSLGGYDYATEKSGHGVAIATGWQAGLMAAAAAAAGENQ; translated from the coding sequence ATGAGCAGGATTGTTGACGTACTGGTGGTCGGCTGCGGCATGGCGGGCCTTGTGGCCGCCCTTGCCGCAGCGGATCAGGGCCGCAGCGTACGGCTGCTCACCACGGGCATGGGTTCGCTGGCTATCAGCGGCGGCTCGGTGGATTTTCTTGGCTATGCGGACGGCAGATTTGCCGCCGACCCGTGGCAGGCACTGGCAATGCTGCCTGAAGACCATCCCTACAGCCTGCTTGGGGCAGAAAGCGTCCGCTCGGCCTTTCAGTTCTTTGCAAATGTGATGGAAGGCCAGCACTGGCCCATGCGCCCCGCCCTCTCGCAGGACGGCACGCCGTGCAACACCCAGCTGCCCACCATCATGGGAACCCTCAAGCCCACCTATCTGCTGCCAGCCAGCCTGCACACCGAGGCGCTCGCCAGCGCCAAAAAGGTGCTGGTGCTGAGCGTGCAGGGCCTGCGCGATTGCCGTCCCTCCCTGGTGGTCAGCCAGTTGCGGCGCTACAAAAGCTGGGCCGACAAGGAATTCACCCAGGGGCTTTTGCCCTCGCCCTTTGGCGAAACCCACCGCGCCATATCGGCGCTTGATCTGGCCCGCATGGCGGACAAGCCGCACAGCCGCCGCTGGCTGCTGGATGCACTAGCCCCGCATGCCGGAAAATACGACCTCATCCTTATCCCGCCGCTCTGCGGCAGCAAGGCCAATCCGGAAATCTGGCAGGCGGTCAATGCCGCTGCGGGCTGCCCGGTGGTGGAAATGCTGTCCATCCCTCCGGGGGTTGGCGGCCTGCGTCTGCGTGATGCCCTGTTGCAGGCCCTGCACAAGCACAACTTTGAACTGGTGGAAAACTGCACTGCGCTGCGCGCCGAAACAAGCGGCAAAACATGCACAGCGTTGGTGGTCGAGGCCTCCGGGCAGGAACGCCACCACGCCGCCCGCGCCTTTGTAACCGCCACCGGCGGCATCCTTGGCGGCGGCATGACGCTTGAACCCGGCCAGTGCTGGGATTCCGTGTTCGGCATCGACATCACCGTGCCTCAGGATGTTTCGCAGTGGTCAGAGCCGAAGATTTTTGGCAACCATCTGTTCTCGCGCATGGGTGTGCGCGTTGACCGCACCATGCGCCCTGTTGACGATGCCGCCGTAGTGCGCTGGCAAAACGTCTTTTTCGCCGGGCGCAGCCTTGGCGGATATGATTACGCAACAGAAAAAAGCGGTCACGGCGTTGCCATCGCCACGGGCTGGCAGGCGGGCCTTATGGCCGCCGCTGCCGCCGCTGCCGGGGAAAACCAATGA
- the glpA gene encoding anaerobic glycerol-3-phosphate dehydrogenase subunit GlpA, giving the protein MLETTVVVIGGGATGIGTLRDLCMRGVPAILLEQGGLAHGTSSRFHGLLHSGGRYAVGDNESARECIEENMIVRRIGRQCVEQTEGFFALTPEDDPAYVDRWVEACGRAGIDAPEIDVKEALRLEPNMSPEVKRVFRVPDSCVDGFRLVLHNAMSARRHGGQMLTYHEVTGICQKNGKVCGVTAINKNTGETIEIACAVVVNAAGSWSGRIAALAGLDVAVSPDRGTLVVFNHRFTSRVVNRLHPGSDGDIFVPHGSITILGTTSIPTDRPDDTTPTSEEVLRLLKIGEPLFPDVRSYRILRAFAGTRPLYTPGNAAGRKASRNFHVMDHAEQGLDGMVSIFGGKLTTYRLMGERTADKVCAKLGVTAPCRTAEEAIVPDPDEATLSRAAKYFPVQGIQLMADRMGDDLTPVIERAEKADSNPLLCECEMVSMAEIECVARDASTHSLTDIRLRTRLGMGTCQGTFCSLRAVAALSEHDIPLEFSATDNVRRFLQERWGGLRPALWGMQAREMELGRAVYAGTLNLDGAAHEQDC; this is encoded by the coding sequence ATGCTTGAAACTACTGTTGTCGTCATCGGCGGCGGCGCAACAGGCATAGGAACCCTGCGCGATCTTTGCATGCGCGGCGTTCCTGCCATATTGCTCGAACAGGGCGGCCTGGCCCACGGCACAAGCTCGCGCTTTCATGGCCTGCTGCACAGCGGCGGCCGTTACGCTGTGGGGGATAATGAATCCGCGCGTGAATGTATTGAAGAAAACATGATCGTGCGGCGCATTGGCAGGCAGTGCGTGGAACAAACCGAAGGTTTTTTTGCGCTCACGCCCGAGGACGACCCCGCCTACGTGGATCGATGGGTTGAGGCCTGTGGCCGCGCGGGCATTGATGCCCCTGAAATTGACGTCAAGGAAGCCCTGCGGCTTGAACCCAACATGTCGCCCGAGGTCAAACGCGTTTTCCGTGTGCCTGATTCCTGCGTGGACGGCTTCCGGCTGGTGCTGCACAACGCCATGTCGGCCAGGCGCCACGGCGGGCAGATGCTCACCTACCATGAAGTGACCGGCATCTGCCAGAAGAACGGCAAGGTCTGCGGCGTCACGGCCATCAACAAAAATACGGGCGAAACCATTGAGATTGCCTGTGCTGTCGTTGTCAACGCCGCTGGCTCGTGGTCTGGCCGCATTGCGGCCCTGGCCGGACTTGATGTGGCGGTTTCGCCCGATCGCGGTACGCTTGTGGTCTTTAACCACCGCTTCACTTCGCGCGTGGTCAACCGCCTGCACCCCGGCTCGGACGGCGACATTTTTGTGCCGCACGGCTCCATCACCATTCTTGGCACCACGTCCATACCCACCGACAGGCCGGACGACACGACCCCCACCAGCGAGGAAGTGTTGCGCCTGCTCAAAATCGGTGAGCCGCTGTTTCCCGATGTGCGCAGCTACCGAATTTTGCGCGCATTTGCGGGCACACGCCCCCTCTACACGCCGGGCAATGCCGCCGGGCGCAAGGCCAGCCGCAACTTCCATGTTATGGACCACGCCGAGCAGGGCCTTGACGGCATGGTTTCCATTTTCGGCGGCAAGCTGACCACCTACCGCCTCATGGGAGAACGCACCGCAGACAAGGTTTGCGCCAAGCTTGGCGTTACCGCCCCCTGCCGCACCGCTGAAGAAGCCATTGTGCCGGATCCGGACGAGGCCACGCTTTCCCGCGCTGCCAAGTACTTTCCCGTGCAGGGCATCCAGCTTATGGCTGACCGCATGGGCGATGACCTGACCCCTGTGATTGAACGCGCGGAAAAGGCCGATTCCAACCCCCTGCTCTGCGAATGCGAAATGGTCAGCATGGCGGAAATTGAATGCGTGGCGCGCGATGCCTCCACCCATTCGCTTACGGATATCCGCCTGCGCACACGCCTGGGCATGGGCACCTGCCAGGGAACGTTCTGCTCCTTACGGGCAGTTGCCGCGCTTTCCGAACACGACATTCCCCTCGAATTTTCAGCTACCGACAACGTGCGACGCTTCCTTCAGGAGCGCTGGGGCGGTCTGCGCCCTGCCCTGTGGGGCATGCAGGCGCGTGAAATGGAACTTGGCCGCGCCGTATACGCGGGAACACTCAATCTTGATGGAGCCGCCCATGAGCAGGATTGTTGA
- a CDS encoding HAD-IIA family hydrolase: MDWSKKRCVVLDMDGTVYLGHIPIDGAVGFIQRHWNSLDFYFLSNNTSKSPLTYVDKLNGMGIAAREDLLLSPVTPLVDFLRANGILRVFPVGNADFQHDLLKRMPELQLVEEGAHAVVLAYDTELTYHKLARSAVLLQDSSVLFLATHPDLVCPSPEGPLPDVGSFISLYATATGRKPQHIFGKPDPAVLAPLLARYRKEEMVMVGDRLSTDMQLARNAGIDSILVLSGEATRADLAREEHQPTLVLEDLGHADKDWA, from the coding sequence ATGGATTGGTCAAAAAAGCGTTGCGTTGTGCTTGATATGGACGGCACCGTCTACCTCGGTCATATCCCCATTGATGGGGCCGTGGGCTTTATTCAGCGGCACTGGAACAGTCTGGATTTTTATTTTCTGAGCAATAATACTTCCAAATCGCCCCTCACCTATGTGGATAAGCTCAACGGTATGGGCATTGCTGCGCGCGAAGACCTGCTGCTCTCGCCCGTGACGCCTCTGGTGGATTTTTTGCGCGCCAATGGCATTTTGCGCGTTTTCCCCGTGGGCAATGCCGATTTTCAGCATGATCTGCTCAAGCGCATGCCTGAGCTGCAACTGGTGGAAGAAGGCGCGCATGCCGTGGTGCTGGCCTACGATACGGAGCTCACCTACCACAAGCTTGCCCGTTCTGCCGTGCTGTTGCAGGACAGTTCGGTGCTCTTTCTCGCCACGCACCCCGACTTGGTATGCCCCTCGCCCGAAGGCCCGCTGCCGGATGTGGGCAGTTTCATCAGCCTGTACGCCACGGCCACGGGCAGAAAGCCGCAGCATATTTTTGGCAAGCCCGACCCAGCCGTGCTCGCGCCATTGCTGGCGCGCTACCGCAAGGAAGAAATGGTCATGGTGGGCGACCGCCTGAGCACGGACATGCAGCTTGCGCGCAATGCGGGCATTGATTCCATTCTGGTGCTCAGCGGCGAAGCCACGCGCGCCGATCTTGCCAGGGAGGAACATCAGCCGACCCTGGTGCTTGAAGACCTGGGCCACGCAGATAAAGACTGGGCATAA
- the ggt gene encoding gamma-glutamyltransferase: protein MSMNFLSLVSRKTLPVLMACGLLLPTATVKAQDEPQYTATISAATNPLSTRGVVTSPNYLASQAGLDVLRRGGTAVDAAIATASTLAVVYPQMCTLGGDNFWLIYNAKTGELKALNASGRSGEMATIDFYASKGLKKIPSRGYIAANTVPGVVSGWDAAYAYSKQSMGSKMKWKELLASATDYAANGFPVSTSLAYWSKINTNPNDSEFRNLQRFDAFRKAYLHADGSPYTVGQVMRLPDLAATLNQLADKGAQIFYKGDIAKRIVADLQANGGLLTLNDFANHKADWVDPISVNYRGYKAVNFPPNTQGMASLEILNILNNFNIKAMGEGTADYYHALIEATKEAFVDRDKYLSDPDFVKIPLDYLLSAKHGKDQAARINMSKAATNLTPLDPKGDTIWLGVVDAQGNAVSLIQSIYHDFGSGIVAGGTGVLLQNRGSFFSLDPKHVNHLEPHKRTFHTLNPAMLLKDGKPYLVYGTMGGEGQPQTQAAIVTRVVDFGMTPQEAIAAPRWLYGRTWGASSNDLKLEGRISQKVADELKRRGHPVRLIENYTDTMGHAGAILVDQATGVRQGGTDPRGDGAAVAY, encoded by the coding sequence ATGTCCATGAATTTTCTCTCTCTGGTCAGCCGTAAAACCCTGCCTGTTCTCATGGCATGCGGCCTGTTACTGCCCACCGCGACAGTCAAGGCGCAGGATGAGCCCCAGTACACTGCGACCATTTCCGCCGCCACCAACCCCCTGAGCACCAGGGGCGTTGTTACCAGCCCCAATTACCTGGCTTCGCAGGCCGGGCTGGACGTGCTGCGGCGCGGCGGCACGGCCGTAGACGCGGCCATTGCCACCGCCTCCACCCTTGCGGTTGTGTATCCGCAGATGTGCACCCTGGGCGGCGACAACTTCTGGCTCATTTACAATGCCAAAACCGGCGAGCTGAAGGCGCTCAACGCCAGTGGCCGCTCGGGCGAAATGGCTACCATTGACTTTTATGCCTCCAAAGGGCTGAAAAAAATCCCCTCCCGAGGCTACATTGCGGCCAACACCGTGCCCGGCGTGGTTTCCGGCTGGGATGCTGCCTATGCCTACAGCAAGCAGAGCATGGGCAGCAAAATGAAGTGGAAGGAGCTGCTCGCTTCCGCCACCGACTATGCCGCCAACGGCTTTCCCGTGAGCACCTCGCTGGCTTACTGGAGCAAGATCAACACCAATCCCAATGATTCGGAATTCCGCAACCTGCAACGCTTTGACGCCTTCCGCAAAGCTTACCTGCATGCGGACGGCAGCCCCTACACCGTGGGCCAAGTCATGCGCCTGCCCGATCTGGCCGCCACGCTGAATCAACTTGCGGACAAAGGCGCGCAGATCTTTTACAAGGGCGACATCGCCAAGCGTATTGTGGCCGACCTGCAAGCCAACGGCGGCCTGCTGACCCTCAACGACTTTGCCAACCACAAGGCCGATTGGGTTGACCCCATTTCGGTCAATTACCGGGGCTACAAGGCTGTGAACTTCCCGCCCAACACGCAGGGCATGGCCTCCCTTGAAATTCTGAACATCCTCAACAACTTCAATATCAAGGCCATGGGCGAAGGCACTGCGGATTACTACCACGCCCTGATCGAAGCCACCAAGGAAGCCTTTGTCGACCGCGACAAGTACCTCTCTGACCCTGATTTTGTAAAAATTCCGCTCGACTATCTGCTTTCTGCCAAGCATGGCAAGGATCAGGCCGCGCGCATCAACATGAGCAAGGCGGCCACAAACCTTACGCCCCTTGATCCCAAGGGCGACACCATCTGGCTTGGCGTTGTGGATGCGCAGGGCAACGCGGTTTCACTTATCCAGAGCATTTATCACGATTTTGGTTCCGGCATCGTGGCGGGCGGCACCGGCGTGCTGCTGCAAAACCGGGGCAGCTTCTTCTCCCTTGATCCCAAGCACGTGAACCATCTTGAGCCGCACAAGCGCACCTTCCACACGCTGAACCCGGCCATGCTGCTCAAGGACGGCAAGCCCTACCTTGTGTACGGCACCATGGGCGGCGAAGGCCAGCCCCAGACCCAGGCCGCCATCGTTACCCGCGTGGTGGACTTTGGCATGACCCCGCAAGAGGCCATTGCCGCTCCCCGCTGGCTTTATGGCCGCACCTGGGGCGCTTCTTCCAACGACCTCAAGCTTGAAGGCCGCATTTCCCAAAAGGTGGCGGACGAACTCAAGCGGCGCGGGCATCCTGTGCGCCTGATTGAAAACTACACCGACACCATGGGCCATGCTGGCGCGATCCTTGTGGATCAGGCCACCGGCGTGCGTCAGGGCGGTACGGATCCGCGCGGTGACGGCGCTGCCGTGGCCTACTAG
- a CDS encoding methyl-accepting chemotaxis protein yields the protein MFRMFTISYRMFMILIFTLIIVGGLVYSLIHISNSATELSAQKVGEMFYEGQKQRIRDLSTTMANSIGEQISGITDITKRNAIIASAIKKARYEKDSSGYFFVYDGGIVVAHVFPDLVGKDLGNSVDKNGVRFNAELAKKAAEGGGFVTFVFNKPGGGTQSKIAYGAQVPGTSLWVGAGVYIDNVEQVKNEIAGQISDAINANLKQILIAVACCVVLLYIPFMLLITRSILLPIKDAREAAQRISNGDMDVNITATGKDEITVLERCMSEMTANVKKSLAISEEKTREAEQSAAKALEAVAEAERLTEEAHRARSEGMLSAAKHLEQVVTAITSISTEISGNIAQAEQGATTQAARTTEAATAVEQMNCTVIEVAKNASATADLSTSMRQRAAEGAEVVFQSVQAIGNVQKDALVLKDEMTKLAEHAGAISQIMGVISDIADQTNLLALNAAIEAARAGEAGRGFAVVADEVRKLAEKTMSSTSDVGNAIGAIQKSVDSSIRQVDVTAGNVESATTLSQKSGEALREIVGMVDQTVDQVRGIATSSEEQSAATESITQTVTQVSSIAAETAAIMHTSARAVAALADEAKKLNNMVTELKNTK from the coding sequence ATGTTCAGGATGTTCACGATCTCGTATCGTATGTTCATGATCTTGATTTTTACTCTGATTATTGTTGGCGGGCTGGTGTACTCCCTGATCCACATCTCCAACTCCGCCACCGAGCTTTCCGCCCAGAAAGTGGGCGAAATGTTTTATGAAGGTCAGAAACAACGCATCCGAGATCTCTCAACCACCATGGCAAACAGCATTGGCGAGCAGATCAGCGGCATTACCGACATAACCAAGCGAAATGCCATTATTGCTAGCGCCATAAAAAAAGCCCGTTACGAAAAAGACAGCTCCGGCTACTTCTTTGTATATGACGGCGGCATTGTTGTTGCTCACGTTTTCCCTGATCTTGTGGGCAAGGATCTTGGCAATTCCGTTGACAAAAACGGCGTCCGCTTCAACGCGGAGCTTGCCAAAAAGGCGGCGGAAGGCGGCGGTTTTGTGACCTTTGTCTTCAACAAGCCCGGCGGCGGCACCCAGTCAAAAATCGCCTATGGCGCGCAGGTGCCCGGCACGAGCCTGTGGGTCGGCGCTGGCGTTTACATCGACAATGTGGAACAGGTCAAAAATGAAATCGCTGGGCAGATCAGCGATGCCATTAACGCCAATCTTAAACAAATTCTCATCGCGGTGGCCTGCTGCGTTGTGCTTTTATACATTCCGTTCATGCTGCTAATTACCCGCTCCATCCTGCTGCCCATCAAGGACGCGCGTGAAGCTGCACAGCGCATATCCAACGGCGACATGGACGTTAACATCACAGCGACTGGCAAGGACGAAATTACGGTTCTTGAACGCTGCATGTCCGAGATGACCGCCAACGTAAAAAAATCACTGGCAATCTCTGAAGAAAAAACCCGCGAGGCCGAACAGAGCGCGGCAAAGGCCCTCGAAGCCGTTGCCGAGGCCGAACGCCTGACTGAGGAAGCGCACCGCGCCCGCAGCGAAGGCATGTTGAGCGCCGCCAAGCATCTGGAACAGGTGGTGACGGCCATAACCAGTATTTCGACAGAAATTTCCGGCAATATCGCACAGGCCGAGCAAGGGGCCACCACGCAGGCCGCGCGCACCACAGAAGCCGCCACGGCGGTTGAACAGATGAACTGCACGGTCATAGAGGTTGCCAAAAACGCCTCGGCCACGGCGGATCTTTCCACCAGCATGCGCCAGCGAGCTGCGGAAGGCGCGGAAGTTGTGTTCCAGTCCGTGCAGGCCATTGGCAATGTGCAAAAGGATGCCCTTGTGCTCAAAGACGAAATGACCAAGCTTGCCGAGCATGCGGGGGCTATTTCGCAAATTATGGGCGTTATTTCCGACATTGCAGACCAGACCAATCTGCTGGCCCTCAACGCCGCCATTGAAGCGGCGCGCGCCGGAGAAGCCGGACGCGGCTTTGCCGTTGTGGCCGATGAAGTGCGCAAACTGGCGGAAAAAACCATGAGCTCCACCAGTGATGTGGGCAATGCCATAGGCGCAATCCAGAAGAGCGTGGATTCCAGCATCCGTCAGGTTGACGTGACTGCTGGCAACGTGGAAAGCGCCACCACTCTTTCGCAAAAATCCGGCGAAGCCCTGCGCGAAATCGTGGGTATGGTGGATCAGACCGTTGATCAGGTGCGCGGCATTGCCACTTCGTCAGAAGAACAGTCCGCCGCAACCGAGTCCATCACGCAGACAGTAACCCAGGTCAGCTCCATTGCGGCAGAAACCGCGGCCATCATGCACACATCGGCCCGAGCGGTTGCCGCCCTTGCCGATGAGGCCAAAAAACTCAACAACATGGTCACGGAACTGAAAAATACCAAATAA
- a CDS encoding NAD(P)-dependent alcohol dehydrogenase produces MKGFAMLGLNKIGWIEKEKPQCGPLDALVQPVAVAPCTSDVHTVWEGALGDRHDMILGHEAVGKVVEVGSLVRCFKPGDKVIVPAITPDWNSLEAQAGYSMHSGGMLAGWKFSNFKDGVFGELFHVNDADGNLALLPPSIDPAEAVMLSDMVPTGFHGAELADVQYGDSVLVVGIGPVGLMAVAGAALRGAGEILAVGSRPLCAQVAREYGATAIINYRDGDIVSQVMDRTKGKGVDKAIIAGGDVDTFAEVIRVLKPGGRIGNVNYLGSGDFIKIPRIEWGCGMGHKIVAGGLMPGGRLRMEKLASLLVHGRLSVAPLLTHRFKGFENIESALLLMKDKPRDLIKPVVVV; encoded by the coding sequence ATGAAAGGTTTTGCAATGCTTGGCCTGAACAAGATCGGCTGGATAGAAAAAGAAAAGCCCCAGTGCGGCCCGCTGGATGCCCTTGTTCAACCCGTGGCGGTAGCTCCTTGCACTTCAGATGTCCACACGGTTTGGGAGGGCGCGCTGGGTGATCGGCACGACATGATTCTGGGACACGAGGCGGTTGGCAAAGTTGTGGAAGTCGGTTCCCTGGTGCGTTGTTTCAAACCCGGGGACAAGGTCATCGTGCCCGCAATTACGCCAGACTGGAATTCGCTTGAGGCGCAGGCCGGATATTCCATGCATTCTGGTGGCATGCTCGCGGGCTGGAAGTTTTCCAATTTCAAGGACGGCGTGTTCGGCGAGCTTTTTCACGTTAACGATGCGGACGGCAACCTGGCTTTGCTGCCGCCCTCCATTGACCCTGCCGAGGCCGTGATGCTGAGCGATATGGTTCCCACCGGCTTTCATGGCGCGGAACTCGCAGACGTGCAATACGGTGATTCCGTGCTGGTGGTGGGCATTGGCCCTGTGGGTCTGATGGCGGTTGCGGGCGCTGCCCTGCGCGGCGCTGGCGAAATTTTAGCTGTTGGCTCCCGGCCCCTGTGCGCACAGGTTGCCCGTGAATACGGCGCAACAGCCATCATCAATTACCGCGATGGCGACATTGTCAGCCAGGTAATGGACCGCACCAAGGGCAAGGGAGTGGACAAGGCCATCATTGCCGGGGGCGATGTGGACACCTTTGCGGAGGTCATACGTGTGCTCAAGCCCGGCGGGCGCATCGGCAACGTGAACTATCTGGGATCCGGCGATTTCATCAAAATCCCGCGCATCGAGTGGGGGTGCGGCATGGGCCACAAGATCGTGGCGGGGGGGCTGATGCCCGGCGGCAGGCTGCGCATGGAAAAGCTGGCAAGTCTGCTGGTTCACGGGCGGTTGAGCGTTGCGCCCCTGCTGACCCACAGATTCAAGGGATTTGAGAATATTGAAAGCGCCTTGCTCTTGATGAAGGACAAGCCGCGCGACCTGATCAAGCCCGTTGTGGTGGTCTAG